The following DNA comes from Candidatus Omnitrophota bacterium.
CAGGCGCCTTGATGACGCTTTGGTGGGGCGCCGCTTTGGGCGCCGTTGTCTTTTATCTCGATTGGTATAAAGCCAGCACCGGCTGGAACGTGCCGTTTATGATGTCGGCGTTTTATCTTTTCGTCATTTGTTCCGCGATCTTGATTCTCTTTTCTCTCGCTTTTCCGCATCGGCATACGGAAGAAAGCGCCGCGCTGGTTTGGAACCATCCGCTTGACGCACTGCGAGGCCCCGCCTGGCCTGGAATCGGAAACTATAAATTCGTAGCCGCCGTTCTTTTTATAACTGTATCGTTTCTCTATTACCTATTCGCCTGAAAGGATAATGCGCCATGTTGAAATCATTTCGACGCTTTTTATTCATCGCTGCCGGTTTATTGTTAATAGGATGCGCCCAGACGCAGCCCAAAATCCAGCGCTATGGCATGGTCATCGGAATCAAGCCGGAAAAGATCGAATACTACAAAAAACTGCACGCGAACCCTTGGCCGGGCGTCATAACGAAACTTAAGGATTGCCACGTGCGCAACTACTCAATCTATCTGCGCCAAGTAAATGATAAGGACTGGTTTCTGTTCGGCTATCTGGAATATGACGGAAAAGATTTCGACGCCGATATGGCTAAAATGG
Coding sequences within:
- a CDS encoding L-rhamnose mutarotase codes for the protein MLKSFRRFLFIAAGLLLIGCAQTQPKIQRYGMVIGIKPEKIEYYKKLHANPWPGVITKLKDCHVRNYSIYLRQVNDKDWFLFGYLEYDGKDFDADMAKMAADAETQRWWKETDPCQIPLPNRKPGDQWSIMEEVFHMD